The Helianthus annuus cultivar XRQ/B chromosome 11, HanXRQr2.0-SUNRISE, whole genome shotgun sequence region TTTTCTTGTTTTAGTTTCACTTTTATATTTATACTTAAAATAATATTGTCTTTaatccaaaattttatttttctcTTACAACTTTTGTtcgtcaatttttttttaataaaactaaATACACaactatgtttatttttttcttgacatttcaatataaattttattaaaaacaaagttGTATTAAAATGGTGTTACAATGACAAACCAAGTTAATACCAACCAAACAACATCGGTATCAGCATCGCTATTATGACGACCAATATAGGTATTCAATTTTATGATTTCGACCTAATTAAACactactttatttttttttttgaacggccaacgaatcctccaaatgggctactggcgaaattcaccacatcgggatacactcgccttccgaaccggggaaaaccctcacctagggccgaagcccgtgaacactcgcccgaaggcacgacagtgcggtgaggtaaaacccgctcagttcaaggatcgaactagcgatcgccgcctactcgcctagtctcccatcatcaccaggtgccgcagaaactaaatgctaggggtaggaattgaacttgggtcacttggaacacaaggtctctcccttaccactccaccactagctcatTGACAAAACACTACTTTATATTTTTGGTCTAACCATACACCTATTTTGATTTTCGACCTAATTAAACACGACTTTATATTTTGGTCTAACCATACACctattttgtaataaaatcacTCTAAATAAGTATTTTTTAGTCATCAAAACCAAGCTTTACAAATTTTAATATTTCCGTCGTACGGGTTACCCCTCAACTCAATTCTGTCTCCGTATCGTTTTCATAGTGTAAAAAATACAATTTTCTTCCGGTTTTATAAAAATGATACCTCtaatcaaaaaataaaaattaggACACCTCTGACTTTTTAAGCATGATCCGTTTAACCCGTAGTATCAAATAAAATCTCCACTTTTTTACCACGAAAATTaattttgaaatttgaacttTTTTGACGGTCAACGTGAGGCAAAAGGTGGGGAGAAACTCGTGTGTATCATCACTTGACCTACGTGTATCCAACTCCACCCTAGCAGTACACCTGTCATATTCTCATTGGCTAATTCTTCATCTCTTTCACGCGTTTTCTATTTATAAAAACCCTAGAATCCGCTTCTTTTCCGTCTCCTCCTCCGATCATTCACAATCCGCCCTATCAATCAAGGTATTTTTCCATCTCATTCTTCATTTGCATATCATTTTTAGCTCTAATGTAGTAGATATACTCGTATCGTTGATTGTTGATTCTATATCAGTTACTTGCTATACTTGaatctgtgtgtgtgtgtttcgatTCTGTTAATCACTTAAATCGTGTTTATATTTGAATCTGTTAGTTTCTGATCGATGTAAACTGATTTGAGCAATGATTTCGGTACCGGAAGCTGTTTCGATCTGTAAATCTCGTGTTTCCGGATCTGTAACTGTTGCTACAGACTTTGTATGTATCTGTATTATCTTTTGATTTGATAGAAAGTGTGGATTGATAAGTTGTTTAGGTCAGAAATCTGTCAATTGTGAACCAGTTACTTCTACTGTACAAGTCATGATGCGTAAATTTTAGGTCTAATGTAGATATATTTGTATCGTTGATTGTTGATTCTATATCAGTAAGTTGATCAGTAAGTTgctatgtgtgtgtgtatttcGATTCTGTTAATCACTTAATCGTGTTTATATTTGAATCTGTTAGTTTCTGATCGATGTAAACTGATTTGAGCAATGATTTCGGTACCGGAAGCTGTTTCGATCTGTAAATCTCGTGTTTCCGGATCTGTAACTGTTGCTATAGACTGTGTATGTATCTGTATTGTCTTATGATTTGATAGAATGTGTGGATATAAACTGTGGATCGATAAGTTGTTTAGGTCAGAAATTTGTCAATTGTGCATCAGTTACTTGTACTGTACAAATCATGATGCATAATTTTTAGGTCTAATGTAGATATATTGGTATCGTTGATTGTTCATTCTATATCAGTAAGTTgttatgtgtgtgtgtttcgaTTCTGTTAATCACATCATCGTGTTTATATTTGAATCTGTTAGTTTCTGATTGATGTCAACAATGTTTTTTGTATCGGAAGCTGTTACGATCTGTAAATCTCATGTTTTCGGATATATAATTGTTGCAATGAGCTATAGACTGTGTATACATCTGGATGATCTTATGATTTTGGTATTGTAAGTTGTTAAGACTTAAGATGTGCTTGCGGATCTGTAACTGTTGCAATGAGCTAAAGACTGAGGTAAACTGATTTGAACAATGATTTCGGTATTGTAAGTTGTTAAGACTTAAGATGTGCTTGCGGATCTGTAACTGTTGCAATGAGCTAAAGACTGCGTAGTTGTCTGGTTTATGTTACGATTTGATTGTAAATGTGATAAGAGATTGCAAATGCTGATATGTGTATGAGCCAAAACTGGATGTAAACTGTGAATTAATAAATTGTTTTAGTCTGAATTTTGTCAACTGTGCATCAGTTACTTGTACTGTGCAAGTCATGATGCCTGATGTGTCAAAGATTAGAGAAATCATCTAGGTTTGTTCATCATGTATGGAACTTATTTGCATATAGCATTAGACTCAAGCATCCAGTTGTTTTAATGACCTTGGAAGAAGTAAGAACACGTGTTTCCTCTTATACTTATTCATCTAGATCTGGCCCTGTGTGTCTATCTATTTGCTTGATTTCCTACATtgacaaattttgtattttttgggGTAAATTCAGGTATATATTAAGTAATAGAAATGGCATCAACCGAAGCTTCACGTGAGGACAATGTGTACATGGCCAAGTTGGCAGAGCAGGCCGAACGATACGAAGAAATGGTCGAGTTTATGGAAAAGGTCGTGAAGATCGTTGACTCTGAGGAGTTGACCGTGGAGGAAAGGAATCTTCTTTCTGTGGCTTACAAGAACGTGATCGGAGCCAGGAGGGCATCATGGAGGATCATATCTTCTATCGAGCAGAAGGAAGAGAGCCGTGGGAACGAAGATCATGTCAAGCTAATTAAGGATTATAGGGCGACAATCGAGACCGAACTAAGCAAAATTTGTGACGGCATTTTGGCTCTTCTGGACTCACATTTGGTTCCATCTGCATCAACTGCAGAGTCAAAGATCTTTTACTTGAAGATGAAGGGTGATTACTTTAGATACTTGGCTGAGTTTAAGACTGGTGCTGATAGGAAGGAAGCTGCTGAGAGCACTTTATTAGCTTACAAATCTGCTCAGGTGGGTGATTTTTATTCATCTCCATACACTGGTCTTTGTTGTATCTGGAGTTAATTTCTTACATTGACTTGTATCCATGGTATTGTGTTGTAGGATATTGCTCTATCTGACTTGGCTCCTACTCACCCGATACGGCTTGGGCTTGCACTTAACTTCTCAGTGTTTTATTACGAGATCCTCAATTCACCTGACCGTGCTTGCAACCTTGCCAAACAGGTATTTTTGTCATGGCCTTAAATTCTGTTATGTGGTTGTTACTATTCCTAACAGTCTTTCAGCAGTTGATTTGAGTAACGAGCATTTCTTGAAAGCATCTCACTTACCTTTAGGTGGTAATTTGTACACCAACAAAATATGATCGCACACCAAAAAGTACAACTTTTTAATCAAATGATATCAAGGTTTAaaaaaacggaaacgagtttcgaggcgttttcacttcgcctcacgaggcgtaagcctcgaggcgaaccgaggcgtaagcccgaggcggaattaaaaaataaatataaatattatatatcttataaaaatagtaatactaactaaattcatcatcaaattcatcaaattcatcaaaataatcaaacacacacatacaaaagacataaattgcttgaaattgacacaaaaacgcaaaaacatcaaaaacaaatatCTAAAACCCCTGAGGCGCACCTGAGACGCAACCTtttagcgcctcagcccctctgaggcgcaCAAACAGTATAAACcccctgaggcgcgcctcagaatcgttttttggccgtttcgccttgaggcgcacgcctcaaccgttttttaaaaccatgaatGATATCTCGCCTTAAAGCATATTACGCATGCATGCATTTGTAATGTATTGAAGCGTGTCAtttatcttaaggaggtggtaTACCAACATAATTGCTTATTTGACCAAAAGGTACAATTTATAAAGCAAATGATACAACACCCTAAAGCATATATGTACTGTACATTGTATAAATCGTATACTGTGTTTGCATACATGCATTTGTAATGCATCTAGCTGTGCATTATATACTTACATTCTATATTTTTATGTCTTTCCAATGTAAATGGTTACTTTTAATCACACATACGGTAATGCGTTAAGCTAAATTGCTAAAACCGTGTACAATCGCAGGCATTTGATGAAGCTATTGCTGAGCTGGATACATTAGGTGAGGATTCATACAAGGACAGCACACTGATCATGCAACTACTCCGTGACAATCTCACTTTGTGGACATCTGATATTGCGGTTGGTCTCTTCTCTTTTGTTCTTGAATATTTTACACACTTTCACATTTGTCAAAGTTTAACTGAACCGTTTACTGATGAAATGTCTAAAGTACCCATGGTTAAAAATTTATTGGGGCCGTGTGGTTAATGTTTCTGGTTTGTGTTACAGGATGAGGCTGGTGACGAGATCAAGGAATCTGCAAAAGCAGAGGAAACACAATGATTGGTCTACATGAGTTTTTTAGGAAGCAATTGTGTGTACTTTATTATTATAGCTGTTCTGTTCTGAATGAGGACGGAATGATTTGCACAATCGTCGGGTTTTCAAGTAGTTGTGGCTTCCTGATTGTTATCTGCGTAAAACTTTGAATTCGTTTTTTCAGTTAATCAGATTCTGGATCATTGTGTTTCTAGAGCTGTTTGGTGGCTTCTTTCTTTTAAAATCTTTGTACTTGATAAATAACTGGTCATTTGAATTTCCAggaactaaaacaaataaatccttttttttttttttcaaaaaccgtGGCATTTTGGTTCTGTTTAACTGGCATCCGACTTATAACTATTTGAAGCATTTTACTTTGTTAAAAATGTGGTGACGACACTTGTGACACTACCAGCTCTTAACCACAAGCGTCTGGGGAAGACGAACTATGACTCTCTTGTCACAACCACCGTGAAATAACCCTGGATAGGCGACCCTACATCTACTGTTGTTTCGGTCTTCTTTTCCCTATTTCGAACCCTAGTCCATGGGTCATCAGAGAAAATTTGGTCATGAGATGTAATATATCAtcgggttgagatcctgtacaaacagtgctaattataagaaccgtaagaacagatctgaaccattgttaatttaaatcaagggttgatattgattataaataaaactcttataattaaaaattactactaacaaattaggggtaattttgtaaaattgctagtcatttgaccattttctattaaatacaaattccaccaaggttttttaaactaaaataacttttatatacttcattattttttttaaaaatatataccataaaatcaagtattttttatctttaatatgagtaccatattgctatacctttttgtatttataaaagtgttttttaaaaaaagttaacaaaagttgttttatatttgtgctaataaggtgctgattatgtgttaattacaaaataatacaaacaaacaccaaaagtagatataatcagcacatctggtgtgctgataatggagaacgattgaagatgttgtgctaatgtcgtttatattgataatggagaacgattcgatgacgatgtgctgataatgaagaacgattaatgatgttgtgctaattatatagtgttgtgctgattatattttttgtaattatttttaattagttataaataaatatggtcaaaaagtctaaattacccctaaactaattttttattgatggacacttgtcaattatgtattggttcttatggttcttacaaacttaagtgtttgtatttgatcccattccataTATCATCTTAACCACTTAAAAAGGTTTAGAGCCAAAATTGACATTTCACGTGGATTATAAATTAAGGAAGAACTAAATCTGGTTCACAATTATCTTAAATGGTTCAATGGTGATAGGAATCTAGTTGGTAGAAACTAGGAGTGTGGGTGATCGTTGTAGGGTTGTGTATGGGTTGGTTTTACCTTTAAACTAAACCATAGTCAAAGGTGCCAGCGGGGGAGAACCAGGGATGGGATTGGTACAGTACCCGTACCCATATccgtactgataccgaaaatatcggtaccgaatttgaacaaaactgAGTACCAAATACCGTACCAAATATATAGGTACAGTACGGATACAAGTACGGGTATTTTCAGTACGGTACCCGCTTTTgttccattttttttatttagtttttgagCATTTGTACTAGTACTAAATTAAGTAAAATTTGACATGATTACCAATATAATACGagtactaaataggtaaaattggtacGAGTACCAATACGATACGGGTACCATGTAGGTAAATCAATATGAATACTATAATACCATAATacgaaataaaacataatacaaaaaaaaacttttaaaggtcTACATAAAATTCAGTACAAGTACCCATTTTTACCCATATCCGTACCAATACCGAAAGTaccgaataccaaaatcaataaaattGGGTACCGATACATGTACCAAATACCTAAAATCGGTACGGGTAGGGGTACGATACGGGTATTTGGGAAAAAACCCATCCCTAGGGAGAACTTCCAACTAATCGTTTTGGTTAAGTCGGTCGTGGAAGTCAGTGCTGGTGGAGGTCGGTAGTTGTGGGTGTTAAGAAGTGGTGGTTTATATTGAAAGGAGAGAGAGATAACGGGGGTGGGGTAggttttgtaataaaaaaaatattttggttttttaataagtaagtaaaaaagaaaaataaaacaaataggTAAAATGCCAGATAAGCCTCTGTATGAAAAACTCGGAGACACAgaggaaaaaaaactatttaaattAAAATGACAAGTTAGGACAAACCATAGAGACTAAAATTATAATTTACTTttgagttaattgctcggatggtccctgtggtttcaagttttttcacgtttagtccccatcttttgaaaatagcatgtatgctccctatggtttgtcattttgttactcggatagtccctgagtagatgttagttagtttgaaaatagcagatatgctccctatggtttgtcattttgttactcggatagtccccagagtaaatgttgggggactatccgagtaacaaaatgacaaaccatagggagcatacatgctattttcaaaagttgaggactaaacgtgaaaaaacgtgaaaccacagggaccatccgagcaattaactctttaCTTTTTTCCCACAAAACAAAACCTTTCAAAATTGAGTTCCCGCCACTTCCAAACATTTCCCTCCTTAATTCCCAAATCATAATTCAAAATTTCACAACAAATCACATTAAAAGTCTTTCATTACTTGACGGTGAAAACCTCTAGCTATCTATCTTACATCAATGGCGGTTTCTCATAGCCCCAATTCCAAATCTAAGAAGAAGGCCGCTGATACAAACCCCCAACCACACAAACGAAACAGTAATCCAGTTGTTCGTCTTATTCATGGCCGAATTTACGACTCTCACAACGGCTCAACTTGCCATCAAGTATGTCTTCTAATTTCATTATTGTTGTTTACCTTCTGTGTTCAGCTTTAGGTTTTTATTAAACATAAATGAGTTCAAATTAATGATAAAAAACATCAACTATGTCTAATTTCATTTCGTACGCAAGGCGCAAAGTgattatattaattattttatacATCCCATAGGTTTTTAGGATCCCCTACCCTATGATTTAGCTATAATtaagctttatatatgttttaaaatgaaaaataaaacataaatgtaCACCATAAAAAGCCTGTTGTACAACACTCGTCTGCAAAAATAACCCATGTACAAAAGGCGCGCGCCTCACCTGCGCCATTGCTTTTAAAAAGCGTGCCTGAGGCGCGAGGAGCAGCTTCTGAGGCTTTTTCGCTCAGCGCATTGTGTAATTACAAGAAGCGCCCAAAAGACACAGATTTTTGGGTTTTTTGGGGGCTTTTTGGCCTGAGGTGCGTGCGCGCCTCATGCATCTAAGGCGTTTTTTTTTGCAGAAAAAAGTTGTACCTTGGGTTTTTTGACTTCTACATGTAAGTAAAATGGTATAAAAGCCttatttatagctatattttggttaaaagtagggccgttcaaatcgctcgccgctcgtcgctcgctcgacgctcgttcggaaattgctcggaaaatgctcgttcgatttgacgctcggttgtaaacgagccgttccgctcggttcggtttgtaaacgagccaagcatgagcaaaggtccgctcggctcggttcggctcgaattattatttttaattagtatgcatatacatatacatatacatctgcatatacacatacatatataaacatgtaggtagaggatcctgtaaaaagtgctcaaagtgtgagaagtgtaagaagtgtattataacactatatataatactatataacaccatataaacaccgtataacaatatataacaccatataataccatataacactatgtaaaactatatatcattatataacaaatataacactataggttgtctgatagcatgtctattatagatgtatagtgttatatttgttatataatgatatatagtgttacatagtattatatggtattatatggtgttacatattgttatacgatgtttatatggtgttatatagtattatatatagtgttataatacacttcttacacttctcacactttgagcactttttacactatccttaccctaaacatgtatatacacatacttatacacaaatataaattatacatatatacatatatatatacacacacacctatatatatacacacattacacatACAGATATAGTTTAATGTAAATTAagtttatagttttatatataccacTATATTAGATTTTGGTtcactatatacaaatttacaactacaTCTATACGTATTAAACTAACCAcgccaataaaaaaattaatatcaaatctAAAATTTAAACCCTAAACCGATAAACGATAGGCTGCTTatcgcctcaatgtttcatgtcattaccctaagtcgatcgtcTCCTGCTCTCAACGTAATTGTTCCCGTTCAATATGATCATCGcctcgtcggccacaacattggtaTTCATAGGAAAAATATTATACCATGAAATGtgcatgtttttaaagacataaaaacttgagaccaaacattgtcactatctctctcAGTAAATTTAAATCGGGCAACATGTTTGTCCAAATTGCTTGAAtttcgctcgacgctcgctcgaAATATTTACTGCTCGAAAAACGCTCGCTTGATTTgaggctcggttttaaatgagccgctctgctcggttcggtttgcaaacgagccaagcacgagcaaaggtccgctcggttcggctcggctcgtgaacagccctagttAAAAGAAGCTAAAAACCTATAGGATATGTATgtgatatataaaaaaattatataaacaccTTGTGCCTTgggtacgaaaagcccaccgcttttgcgcctcaattttagacctcgtcgcttttgtgcgcctatcgctttttaaaaccaagcctGTACCTCAGGTCAAATTTTAGCCTAAAAAGCACGCCTCACCTGCGCCTTTTGTACACTGTGCGCCTTATGTCACACAAGGCGTTTTGTTTTGCGCCTTCGGTCGCCTCGCGCCTAAGGTGCACATTTTTAAACCAAGATTATGGGGCGTGAATTTGGCCTCTTCACGCCACTTCATTTActcactacacatggtcttaaagGGGAGGGGCGTGAGGTTGTTAACGCCAGTGAAACTTGGTGAAGGAGAAGGGTTTGGTGGGCCACAAAACTCTCGATCAGTTAAATCccctcttttctttttatttttttaaaacttttcaataaaaatattattttaataggtGTTGGATAATGAAAACTTGTAAAACCGATACACACTAAAGGTGAAAAGAAAAGGGTTCGAGCTCATGCCTATGTGACAGCGAAAATTTGTGAAACGATAACATAGTAACACACGGTCTTAAAGGTTTTTTGGTTTTATAATAAATTCCCCTTTAATTGGATATTCTAACAATgaagaaaaaataataattaatgaAGGTTAAACCGACAGTTTGGTCTACACCGGCAGTTTTAAGTTCCAAACTGTGAATGGTTTAAAAGTACCCTTTACTTGTTGATGGAATAGTCTCTTATTAACACATTGCATGCTTTAAAGTGCCGGCATAAGACATACGCTGCATACGTTAACTGCAAAAATCAAGCAAAGACTAAGCCATGCCCCATCAAATATTGCGGCACATGCCTATTGAACAGGTTAGCTTTTCTGTCACTTGTTAATACTTCCATACATGTTTACACTGCTGATTACTTCAAATTATTTCGAGCTTTCGTGTTAAATAACTCGATAACCATTACTTAAGATTttaaggcaaattggaaataaataatcccacgtaactcaatttggccgataataatcccaactcagttattggctgataataatccgaactggtcaattttttttttttgtaaaatagtcctccgttaaaatagcttaacggagttaagtttttttccgaattacaaaccgatgttttagggcttttgatcagaacgaaggtacaagtcgattgatgtaaaacttacctcgaaatactgccccaacccacgaaaacggtgcttcaattcgggcgtttaaacttccaattaacaaaaatcaagccatttcgggcacaatttcgaggtaagttttacatcaaccGACTCGTATTCTCGTTAGGGCTGGCAATAGCTAACCTGTAGGTAACATGCTAAGACACGATAACAGAAAAGTACACCATGtgatttttttacgtttttaaaaataatcaaaatttgaaaGTTAGGATCCATTATTTCTCCTTCTAGGTGCATAAAATATACATCTGTCTTATAGACATtggatataaagtagttaaacgagtcgtattcatgtttaaaatttttgttgttCGCGTTATCAGATACCTGTTAAGCCTgctaagacacgatttgccagccctAATTCTCGTTCTGATAAAaatccctaaaacatcggtttgtaatttggaaaaaaaaaacttaactccgttaagctattttaacggcggactattttacaaaaaaatgaccagttcggattattattggccaataactgacttgggattattatcggccaaattgagttaggttggattatttatttccaattcgccTTTTAACATTGTGTATATATGGTGTTACATACAGTCTATGTTGTTGATGCATATGCTTCATCTTTGTTTAGGTACGGTGAGAAAGTTGAAGACGTGTCGTTATTGGACAAATGGGATTGTCCGAAGTGCAAAGGTGTCTGCAATTGCAGCATCTGTATGTAAGTATCGGGACCACATTTCCTTTGTTTTTTTACGTCTGTTGCGATTACCATGAAATCTAAGAGGCGTTTAAACAAACAGGAAAAAGTGCGGTCAACAGCCCACTGGTATAGCTACACGAATGGCAAAGGCAAGCGGATTTTCATCGGTTTCAGATTTGATCGTTGCAAAAGGTGCTCAAAACGTTAGTAACTACAAGAAACCGGGGAAAGAAAATCTGTTTGATGGCAAGACAAGACTAAACACAAATCCTCCGGTTTCTGTCTCATCTACTGTTAACGAGAAACCAAAGAAAACGAAGCGAAAAGGGTCTGAAGTTAATGATGTTTCAGTGACCGAGACTAACCATACCCCAAATAAGAAGCAAAAGAAACTGAAGTCAAAAGGGTCAAACGCGAGTGTTCGAGGAGACGTGTTTACTAATCTACTTTCAAAGGTCAATGGTGGTCAACAACCAGAAAACGTAGTTAAAGAGCGTTTAGACGATAATCAATGTTTAAAAGTTGAAAAAAAGGCGTTAGACTTGTTTGAAGTTGTTATTCCTTTGGTAACAGGAAATGAGTTGGTCAATATAGCCGGGGTTGACCTTCCGAAAGAAGACGCTGGCAATGCACTGCAATTGTTGGAATTCATTGCTACTTTCGGAAAGGTAATTTTATACTTTCGGCTCATTTGATTTAACATAAATTTTAACCTCTAAGTGTCTTCCGAAATTTACTCGATGCATTATATTATAAATTCCATTTTTACAGATTCTTGATGTGAAAAAAGGGCAGGCAGAAGCGGTATTGCGAGACCTAATCAAAGGGCGAAGTACACGGCGTGGGAAATTTACTTCCGTAAGCCAGTTTCATATCCAGTTGCTGTCTGTTATACAAGAGAAACCGGAATCTGAATCTGAATCGGAATCAGAGTATAGACTTTACTGCTATTACCTACATAGTTGTTAAAGCGGCTATTGCGACCACTATAGCGCACTATGTGGCCATGCGACCAAGTGTCGCTATATGGGTCTTAGCGATAAATAGCGAACTTAGCgacagttagttttttttttttgatgttaaTATCAATTAGATATGGCTATAAAATAactggatttataggtttttgttaaatatagatgtaaaatagcatatatacaagggtattttgatgtaatatacatataaaaaatttcaaaattctttttctagtgtaatcgctatttataaaatagccgtcgCTATTCGCTACGTAACCTATAGGTGCCTTGTCGCTATTTGTCGTTATTCGCCATCGACAACTATGATTACCTATTTTGTATGCTTCTGTAAATATTTAcatcatttatatttatatacatgCATAAT contains the following coding sequences:
- the LOC110889419 gene encoding 14-3-3-like protein; amino-acid sequence: MASTEASREDNVYMAKLAEQAERYEEMVEFMEKVVKIVDSEELTVEERNLLSVAYKNVIGARRASWRIISSIEQKEESRGNEDHVKLIKDYRATIETELSKICDGILALLDSHLVPSASTAESKIFYLKMKGDYFRYLAEFKTGADRKEAAESTLLAYKSAQDIALSDLAPTHPIRLGLALNFSVFYYEILNSPDRACNLAKQAFDEAIAELDTLGEDSYKDSTLIMQLLRDNLTLWTSDIADEAGDEIKESAKAEETQ
- the LOC110889418 gene encoding uncharacterized protein LOC110889418 isoform X2, whose amino-acid sequence is MAVSHSPNSKSKKKAADTNPQPHKRNSNPVVRLIHGRIYDSHNGSTCHQCRHKTYAAYVNCKNQAKTKPCPIKYCGTCLLNRYGEKVEDVSLLDKWDCPKCKGVCNCSICMKKCGQQPTGIATRMAKASGFSSVSDLIVAKGAQNVSNYKKPGKENLFDGKTRLNTNPPVSVSSTVNEKPKKTKRKGSEVNDVSVTETNHTPNKKQKKLKSKGSNASVRGDVFTNLLSKVNGGQQPENVVKERLDDNQCLKVEKKALDLFEVVIPLVTGNELVNIAGVDLPKEDAGNALQLLEFIATFGKILDVKKGQAEAVLRDLIKGRSTRRGKFTSVSQFHIQLLSVIQEKPESESESESESSDMTQGNDSWLKDLKTCIAKSKSKDVDFIDMLAGGYDDLDSSTKLRLLVFLCDEVLGTEKIRNWIDEQNAMFSEKRKEAKDKLSVAKDKEKSLKQKMQDDIAKAITAKEGVPLTIKEHDAIVSKIKDKAAEAHAEILASEKLVPLDIGSGDHTVEAADKWFEYDDEQMDLIEKHINVMRSRFRKYYKN
- the LOC110889418 gene encoding uncharacterized protein LOC110889418 isoform X1 codes for the protein MAVSHSPNSKSKKKAADTNPQPHKRNSNPVVRLIHGRIYDSHNGSTCHQCRHKTYAAYVNCKNQAKTKPCPIKYCGTCLLNRYGEKVEDVSLLDKWDCPKCKGVCNCSICMKKCGQQPTGIATRMAKASGFSSVSDLIVAKGAQNVSNYKKPGKENLFDGKTRLNTNPPVSVSSTVNEKPKKTKRKGSEVNDVSVTETNHTPNKKQKKLKSKGSNASVRGDVFTNLLSKVNGGQQPENVVKERLDDNQCLKVEKKALDLFEVVIPLVTGNELVNIAGVDLPKEDAGNALQLLEFIATFGKILDVKKGQAEAVLRDLIKGRSTRRGKFTSVSQFHIQLLSVIQEKPESESESESESSDMTQGNDSWLKDLKTCIAKSKSKDVDFIDMLAGGYDDLDSSTKLRLLVFLCDEVLGTEKIRNWIDEQNAMFSEKRKEAKDKLSVAKDKEKSLKQKMQDDIAKAITAKEGVPLTIKEHDAIVSKIKDKAAEAHAEILASEKLVPLDKERPDAVRTEPVFRDNKGHVYWRLKGCSEKPGILQDIGSGDHTVEAADKWFEYDDEQMDLIEKHINVMRSRFRKYYKN